A genomic window from Anaerosporomusa subterranea includes:
- a CDS encoding Ppx/GppA phosphatase family protein has translation MTERIAIIDLGSNSARLIVMHIYANGAYNLVYHQKDPVRLSEGMSSEHLLQPGAMERAIATMQVFAHMCNLFNVDRVLAVATAAVRNARNGGDFVREVEKRTGITLEVISGDTEALLGYIGVINTIAVNDAVLFDLGGGSTELTLVRNSKPEKMISLPFGAVYLTEKFQTADRVTEGQLADLRKFVSEQLAQVPWLKKLALPIVGIGGTARNIAKMDQKRKNYPFNKVHNYRLGRLSFDELWRALMVTSLGQRRKFPGLSTERADIIVAGSTIVKGLFDVTLGTHLIISGCGVREGLFWRDYLSRNGGSQTIDDILMHSTDNMLRFYKGDINHCHQVARLALSMFDGWQELHNLDDRSRKLLHVASLLHDIGITINYYDHPRHSAYLVENARLFGLTHREQMLTAVIAGWHNGPTKFVRNRIYGEFFDEIDWQTAKKLSLILAIAESLDTTQMQLIKSVGASLEDGNAILDLQGTQASVERQSLERMVRWFRKEMNTELIVK, from the coding sequence ATGACGGAGCGTATTGCGATTATTGACCTTGGCTCAAACTCGGCCAGGCTTATCGTCATGCACATCTACGCCAACGGCGCATACAACCTGGTATATCATCAAAAGGACCCTGTGCGGCTTAGTGAGGGCATGAGCTCCGAGCACTTGCTACAGCCCGGAGCTATGGAACGCGCGATCGCCACCATGCAAGTGTTCGCCCATATGTGTAACCTCTTTAATGTAGATAGAGTTCTCGCTGTAGCGACTGCCGCAGTACGCAACGCCCGCAACGGCGGCGATTTCGTGCGCGAAGTGGAGAAAAGAACCGGCATCACACTCGAAGTCATCAGCGGTGATACGGAAGCTTTGCTCGGGTATATCGGCGTTATCAACACTATCGCTGTCAATGATGCTGTATTATTTGACTTAGGCGGCGGCAGCACTGAGCTGACTCTAGTTCGCAATAGCAAGCCGGAAAAAATGATCAGTCTACCCTTTGGAGCTGTCTATTTGACAGAGAAATTCCAGACTGCTGATCGCGTAACTGAAGGTCAACTGGCTGATTTACGCAAATTTGTCAGTGAACAGCTAGCACAAGTCCCTTGGCTGAAGAAATTGGCTTTACCGATCGTTGGTATCGGCGGCACCGCCCGTAATATTGCTAAGATGGATCAGAAACGCAAGAACTATCCGTTTAATAAAGTGCATAATTACCGCCTGGGACGGCTTTCCTTTGATGAGCTGTGGCGGGCATTAATGGTCACTAGCCTCGGGCAGCGCAGAAAATTTCCTGGCCTTAGCACAGAACGAGCCGACATCATCGTAGCCGGATCGACAATTGTTAAAGGCCTATTTGACGTCACTCTAGGAACCCATCTTATCATTAGCGGATGCGGCGTCAGGGAAGGACTCTTCTGGCGTGACTATCTGTCACGGAATGGCGGTAGTCAGACAATTGATGACATTCTCATGCATAGCACTGATAACATGCTGCGGTTTTATAAAGGTGATATCAATCACTGCCACCAGGTCGCACGATTAGCCTTGTCGATGTTTGATGGCTGGCAAGAGCTTCACAATTTAGACGACCGTTCACGCAAATTGCTGCATGTCGCGTCTCTGCTGCACGATATTGGCATCACGATCAATTACTATGATCACCCGCGTCATAGCGCCTATCTGGTGGAAAATGCTCGTTTATTCGGCCTAACGCACCGTGAACAAATGTTGACCGCCGTCATCGCCGGTTGGCATAATGGTCCAACCAAATTTGTTCGCAACCGCATTTATGGCGAATTCTTCGATGAAATTGACTGGCAAACGGCTAAAAAGCTCTCACTCATCCTCGCCATTGCCGAATCGCTTGATACCACGCAAATGCAACTGATCAAGTCTGTTGGCGCCAGCCTGGAAGATGGCAACGCTATACTTGACCTGCAGGGCACCCAGGCGTCGGTGGAGCGCCAATCGCTTGAGCGCATGGTTCGCTGGTTCCGGAAGGAAATGAATACTGAGCTGATTGTTAAATAA
- a CDS encoding RNA degradosome polyphosphate kinase gives MNNAYDKPEFFLNREMSWLSFNRRVLQEADDKQKPVLERLKFIAITSSNLDEFFMIRVAGLKQQLESGINKIDSAGMTVSEQLASIADLTQDLVKLQYRFYKKIIAQLTEADILIVPLDSLTEKEKEWTRNYFLDTIYPVITPLAVDASHPFPFLSNRSLNIAISLAATKGENKMAVVQVPAVLPRLVEVATHTKKKKFVFLEDIIKAYCQHLFVGHKVRDMAAFRITRNADLFIDEEDAEDLLAEVEKSLRQRKHGEAVRLEIDKAGSRHLREAIIDAVKVGECDVYDIPGPIDVTCFMKFADLAGYEKLRYAPFVPQTPAELLDVEDLYVAIRERDVLIHHPYESFEPVIEFVRRAATDPQVLAIKQTLYRVSGNSPIVRALAQAAENGKQVTVLVELKARFDEENNILWARRLEEAGCHVIYGLVGLKTHSKICLIVRRESTGIKRYVHLATGNYNDATARGYTDMGLFTANDQYGADASAFFNMLSGYSDPPVWNKFVVAPLGLRRRIIELLDREIHWARAGKPARIIAKMNSLLDKEIVKKLYEASTNGVKIDLIVRGICVLLPGIKGVSENITVRSIVGRFLEHSRMFYFSNGGDEKVFLSSADWMPRNLDARVELLFPIDDERHIERIKTVFDIQLSDTERAQILRSDGTYRKLGRRSKGEKLNSQVEMYRLAKQAAYKPEMPLEQRLKPMYRKEE, from the coding sequence ATGAATAACGCCTATGATAAACCCGAGTTTTTTCTCAATCGGGAAATGAGCTGGCTCTCCTTTAATCGTCGGGTGCTGCAGGAAGCTGACGATAAGCAGAAGCCAGTACTTGAACGTTTAAAGTTTATCGCGATAACTAGTTCAAATTTGGATGAATTTTTTATGATTCGTGTTGCTGGGCTAAAACAACAGTTAGAAAGCGGAATCAACAAAATAGATTCCGCAGGAATGACTGTGAGTGAGCAGCTAGCCAGTATCGCAGACTTAACCCAAGATTTAGTCAAGCTGCAGTATCGGTTTTACAAGAAAATCATCGCCCAGCTAACCGAAGCGGATATTCTTATTGTTCCTTTGGACTCGCTGACTGAGAAGGAAAAGGAATGGACGAGAAATTACTTTTTAGACACGATATATCCTGTCATTACACCGCTGGCGGTTGATGCAAGTCATCCGTTTCCCTTTCTGTCAAATCGCAGTTTGAATATAGCCATTTCTCTAGCGGCAACAAAGGGAGAGAACAAAATGGCTGTTGTACAGGTTCCCGCTGTACTGCCACGCCTTGTGGAAGTGGCAACACATACTAAAAAGAAGAAATTTGTTTTTCTTGAAGATATCATTAAGGCCTACTGTCAACACCTATTTGTCGGTCACAAGGTAAGAGACATGGCTGCGTTTCGGATTACCCGCAATGCTGATTTATTTATTGATGAGGAAGATGCCGAGGATTTACTCGCCGAGGTAGAAAAGTCATTGCGTCAGCGGAAACATGGCGAGGCGGTGCGTTTAGAAATTGATAAAGCCGGTAGCCGTCATCTGCGCGAGGCAATAATAGACGCGGTAAAGGTTGGCGAGTGTGATGTTTATGATATTCCCGGCCCGATTGATGTCACTTGTTTTATGAAATTTGCTGACTTGGCAGGCTATGAAAAACTACGATATGCTCCATTTGTACCACAGACACCGGCTGAATTACTGGATGTTGAAGATTTATATGTCGCTATTCGTGAACGCGATGTACTTATTCATCATCCCTATGAGTCGTTTGAGCCTGTCATCGAATTTGTCCGGCGGGCTGCAACCGATCCACAGGTGTTGGCAATCAAGCAAACATTGTACAGAGTTAGCGGCAATTCACCGATCGTTCGGGCTTTAGCCCAAGCGGCTGAGAATGGTAAGCAGGTAACCGTACTAGTAGAATTAAAAGCGCGCTTTGATGAGGAGAATAACATCCTCTGGGCAAGGCGGCTGGAAGAAGCGGGTTGCCATGTGATCTATGGACTTGTCGGCTTAAAGACCCATAGCAAAATATGTCTAATCGTACGCAGGGAAAGCACGGGAATTAAGCGGTATGTGCATTTAGCGACAGGAAATTATAATGACGCGACAGCTCGTGGTTATACTGATATGGGCTTGTTTACTGCCAATGATCAATACGGCGCTGATGCCTCAGCCTTTTTCAATATGCTATCCGGTTATTCTGATCCGCCGGTATGGAACAAATTCGTCGTGGCGCCTCTGGGATTGCGGCGACGGATTATTGAACTGCTTGATCGGGAAATCCACTGGGCGAGGGCCGGAAAACCAGCACGCATCATTGCGAAGATGAACTCTCTGCTTGATAAGGAAATTGTCAAGAAGCTCTACGAAGCTTCGACTAACGGAGTTAAAATTGACTTGATCGTTCGCGGTATATGCGTCCTGCTGCCTGGGATTAAAGGTGTCAGTGAAAACATTACGGTTCGCAGCATCGTTGGTCGCTTTCTTGAGCATAGCCGCATGTTTTACTTTTCCAATGGCGGTGATGAGAAGGTTTTTCTCTCTAGTGCTGATTGGATGCCGCGCAACCTCGATGCCAGAGTGGAACTGCTCTTTCCGATTGATGATGAACGGCATATCGAACGAATCAAAACCGTTTTTGATATTCAGCTTAGCGATACAGAGAGGGCGCAAATACTGCGAAGCGACGGCACCTACCGTAAATTAGGCCGACGCTCTAAAGGAGAAAAGCTAAATAGTCAAGTTGAAATGTACCGTTTGGCCAAGCAAGCAGCCTATAAACCAGAAATGCCGTTGGAACAGCGGCTGAAGCCGATGTATCGCAAAGAAGAATAG
- a CDS encoding HD domain-containing protein, producing MAKQIHTFAAIHVGSEQVSIQIAEFNSLQDIRIIERASLPVSLGEETFKTGRISFSAVSQTCELLKGYRRMLSEYGVRDYRLVATTAVREAENQQYIIDQIRVKTGFQVEVADMTQEIFFKYIALFRIIDMNGLNNSHEPLLFVDISSGGLGFTLYKEPNIEYQQNIHIGTLRIKESFDKQQRESAHFHKVLSEYIYSTIEPVEQKLRPHKIRYLVLSGSETRFVLKMLGRDQAETLSFVSLDDFNALYEKVQELNLPQLMQTFDLTEQKAEMVLPTIVLYKQILNVGKIEEIVFSNAHFNDGIILRHVAEKTGDSWWDAVEDQTVSLAHSLGKKYQYDSNHAISVEKTSLQIFEKLSKAYGLGKQERLQLKVAAILHDIGKYVSLRRHYFYSYRLIVSSDILGFSEAEKLVIANIAHYHSKGTPSNVDAHFAALTPEQKVTTAKLSAIIRLADAVDRSHRQKAVVKEISLKGDEMTLKVESVDDISLEEWTFADKVEFFENVFGIRAILERRSP from the coding sequence TTGGCTAAGCAAATCCATACTTTCGCTGCTATTCATGTAGGCTCAGAACAAGTCAGCATCCAAATTGCCGAATTCAACAGCCTGCAAGACATTAGAATAATTGAACGCGCTAGTCTCCCCGTATCGTTAGGCGAGGAGACGTTTAAAACCGGTCGCATCAGCTTTAGTGCAGTTAGTCAAACCTGCGAATTACTTAAGGGCTATCGGCGGATGCTGAGTGAATATGGAGTACGCGATTATCGTCTCGTTGCTACTACCGCAGTGCGAGAGGCCGAAAATCAGCAATATATTATTGACCAAATTCGGGTTAAAACAGGGTTTCAGGTTGAAGTAGCCGACATGACACAGGAAATATTTTTTAAATATATTGCTTTGTTTCGGATTATCGATATGAATGGGCTAAACAATTCACACGAGCCACTGCTATTTGTTGATATTTCCTCTGGCGGACTGGGTTTTACTCTATATAAAGAGCCTAATATTGAATACCAACAGAATATACATATTGGTACCTTGCGAATCAAGGAAAGCTTTGATAAACAGCAACGCGAATCGGCTCATTTTCACAAGGTCCTATCTGAGTATATTTATAGCACCATTGAGCCGGTGGAGCAGAAATTACGTCCCCACAAGATCCGCTACCTCGTCCTTTCTGGCAGTGAAACGCGATTTGTTCTAAAAATGCTTGGTAGGGACCAGGCCGAAACGCTATCGTTTGTTAGTCTGGACGATTTTAACGCTCTATATGAAAAAGTTCAAGAGTTGAATTTGCCACAGTTGATGCAAACCTTCGACCTTACCGAACAAAAAGCAGAAATGGTTCTGCCCACCATTGTTCTCTATAAACAAATTCTCAACGTAGGGAAAATTGAAGAAATCGTTTTTTCCAATGCACACTTTAACGATGGCATTATACTGCGCCATGTGGCGGAAAAAACCGGCGATTCCTGGTGGGATGCGGTTGAAGACCAGACGGTTAGCTTGGCTCATTCCTTAGGCAAAAAGTATCAATATGATAGTAATCATGCCATAAGTGTGGAAAAAACCTCTCTCCAGATATTTGAAAAATTAAGTAAGGCGTATGGACTAGGGAAACAAGAACGGTTGCAACTGAAGGTCGCGGCAATTTTGCATGACATCGGGAAATATGTTAGTCTACGGCGACACTACTTTTATTCGTATCGGCTGATTGTTTCGTCTGACATTTTGGGATTTTCCGAAGCAGAGAAACTGGTTATTGCGAACATTGCCCACTACCACTCTAAGGGCACTCCGTCAAATGTCGATGCTCATTTCGCCGCTTTGACGCCAGAGCAAAAGGTAACAACAGCAAAACTGTCGGCAATTATTCGCTTGGCGGATGCGGTTGATCGCAGCCATCGTCAGAAGGCTGTTGTAAAAGAGATCTCTCTCAAAGGTGATGAAATGACTCTGAAGGTCGAATCTGTTGACGATATATCACTAGAAGAGTGGACCTTTGCCGATAAAGTCGAATTTTTCGAAAACGTTTTCGGCATTCGGGCTATTCTAGAAAGGCGGTCCCCATGA